GAGATTATGAAGGTTGGAATATCCGGTGCCGAAATCGTCAATCGCAATCTCAAACCCTGACTGGCGAAACGCCTGAATAACCGGGGTGGTGCGCGGCACGTCAATAAAGCCCCGCTCGGTCACTTCAATCTTGATTTGCTGCGCGCGTACGCCGTGCTGGTTATTTTTCCCTTCGATTAACGCTATCAGGCGCGACGAATGGAAATCGGATGCCGAAAGGTTAATAGAAATATAAATCTGCGGGTGGGTCGCCAGGAAATGGCCTAAGTCATTAAATAACTCTTCCACCACATAATCCGTAACCTGCGCGATCATCCCGGTTTTCTCGGTAATGACTCCAACTTATTGATAGTGTTTTATGTTCAGATAATGCCCGATGACTTTGTCATGCAGCTCCACCGATTTTGAGAACGACAGCGACTTCCGTCCCAGCCGTGCCAGGTGCTGCCTCAGATTCAGGTTATGCCGCTCAATTCGCTGCGTATATCGCTTGCTGATTACGTGCAGCTTTCCCTTCAGGCGGGATTCATACAGCGGCCAGCCATCCGTCATCCATATCACCACGTCAAAGGGTGACAGCAGGCTCATAAGACGCCCCAGCGTCGCCATAGTGCGTTCACCGAATACGTGCGCAACAACCGTCTTCCGGAGCCTGTCATACGCGTAAAACAGCCAGCGCTGGCGCGATTTAGCCCCGACGTATCCCCACTGTTCGTCCATTTCCGCGCAGACGATGACGTCACTGCCCGGCTGTATGCGCGAGGTTACCGACTGCGGCCTGAGTTTTTTAAATGGCGGAAAATCGTGTTGAGGCCAACGCCCATAATGCGGGCGGTTGCCCGGCATCCAACGCCATTCATGGCCATATCAATGATTTTCTGGTGCGTACCGGGTTGAGAAGCGGTGTAAGTGAACTGCAGTTGCCATGTTTTACGGCAGTGAGAGCAGAGATAGCGCTGATGTCCGGCGGTGCTTTTGCCGTTACGCACCACCCCGTCAGTAGCTGAACAGGAGGGACAGCTGATAGAAACAGAAGCCACTGGAGCACCTCAAAAACACCATCATACACTAAATCAGTAAGTTGGCAGCATCACCCTGAGCCGCATTGCGGGCAGGCTGGTAGTGACATGGTTTCTCCTTAGAATGAACCAACAGGGCAGCAAAAGAGGGCTGCAAAAGAAGCGGTCGCTTACGCGGCGCGCATGAAAGGCGGGATTATACCCTAAACCCTTACGTTTTACGGGCTTGTCCGTGACGCAAACGCGCAGGCACCCGAAGCCGATAAACTTTTTTACTGCCAGGGATAAAACATATATCGTGATTTATTGCCAGGCGGTGTTATTCTGGAGTAGTTAATGTTGATCTGAATTATTAAAACCATCCCCTGAAGTCGGAACATTTTTGTCAAATGACCGATGTGAGGATATATTCTTTCGCTCTGAAAAATCGATCGGCCCACTGGTCTTACAGCGTGATTATTTGGTTTTTGACGAACAGGAAGGTTTGAAACGTTTCTCGTAGTCTCATACATATTTTACCACAACGATGGTATGGCATTTTTACGCCACTTTTCGTCATGTAGCCTCATGACGCGCAGGATATTTTCCACACGTAATTATAAAAGCCGCATTGAGCTAATAAAAAGATAAGGCAAAAGGTCATTTAATTTGTGTTAAGGAAAGATTTTTCATGCACACACAGACTGTATTTGAAATGAATCAGGAAGCGGAGCGGCTTCTTCAGTTGGCTCTGTATAATCTCAGCGCCCTGAAACAAATGCCGCTGGCGGTGCAGGATGACTGTGGGAACGTTGCCAGCCGCCAGACCGCCGCCGTGCATCCGCTTCATTTTTCCTTACGCGGCCTTGAGGCGCAGCAAGAGATGCTGCAGGCCGAATTGCGAAAAACCACCCAGCAGGAGATGGTCGTGGCGATTGTCGGCACGATGAAAGCGGGGAAATCGACCACGATCAACGCTATCGTCGGTAAGGAAGTTCTGCCAAACCGCAACCGCCCGATGACGGCGCTGCCGACGCTGATTCGCCACACGCCGGGCCAGAAAGAGCCGGTACTGCATTTCACCCACGCCGGACCCATAGAAACGCTGATGCAGGCGCTGCGCGCGCGATTAGAGAACGCTTCGCGCGAAAGCCTGTCGCTGCGTCTTGAAATCGATCGCGATATGGACCTCCTGCTGGCGCGCATTCTTAACGGCACCTCGTTTGAAAAACATTATCTCGGCGCTCAGCCCATTTTTCACTGTCTGAAAAGTTTAAACGATCTGGTACGGCTCTCGGCCGTGCTTGACGTGCCGTTCCCGTTTCGCGCTTACG
This sequence is a window from Cronobacter sakazakii. Protein-coding genes within it:
- a CDS encoding IS1-like element IS1B family transposase (programmed frameshift) encodes the protein MASVSISCPSCSATDGVVRNGKSTAGHQRYLCSHCRKTWQLQFTYTASQPGTHQKIIDMAMNGVGCRATARIMGVGLNTIFRHFKKLRPQSVTSRIQPGSDVIVCAEMDEQWGYVGAKSRQRWLFYAYDRLRKTVVAHVFGERTMATLGRLMSLLSPFDVVIWMTDGWPLYESRLKGKLHVISKRYTQRIERHNLNLRQHLARLGRKSLSFSKSVELHDKVIGHYLNIKHYQ